The proteins below are encoded in one region of Clostridium estertheticum:
- a CDS encoding permease encodes MNVISQIFTWLNNEVLKMTWLSNLIQSFVENVFGLSIKERLGGSVHFFIYDTIKIFILLSVLIFLISYIQSYFPPERTKKILGNIKGIKGNILGALLGTITPFCSCSSIPIFIGFNSAGLPLGITFSFLISSPLVDLASLLILMSFFGAKIAITYVVVGLILAVIGGTIIDNLHLEKYVEGYVKEIKNVDVEVIDMTRPERISYSKQQVKDTVHKVWLYVLIGVGIGAAIHNWIPQSIIKTVVGNNNPFAVLLATAVGIPMYADIFGTLPIAEALFQKGVGIGTVLSFMMAVTALSLPSIIMLSKVVKPKLLTIFVAIVATGIVIIGYLFNAFSFLFV; translated from the coding sequence ATGAATGTAATATCGCAAATATTTACCTGGCTAAATAATGAGGTTTTAAAAATGACCTGGCTCTCAAATCTTATTCAAAGCTTTGTAGAAAACGTATTTGGCCTATCTATTAAAGAAAGGCTTGGTGGAAGCGTACACTTTTTTATCTATGACACTATAAAAATATTTATACTGTTATCAGTGTTGATTTTCCTTATATCCTATATTCAAAGTTATTTTCCACCAGAAAGAACAAAAAAAATTCTTGGAAATATTAAGGGCATAAAGGGAAATATATTAGGAGCCTTACTTGGAACCATTACACCATTTTGTAGTTGCTCTAGTATCCCAATATTTATAGGATTTAACTCAGCAGGACTTCCACTTGGAATAACTTTTTCCTTCCTTATATCTTCACCACTTGTAGATTTGGCATCTTTATTAATCTTAATGTCTTTCTTTGGTGCTAAGATTGCTATAACCTACGTTGTTGTAGGATTAATTTTAGCAGTTATTGGTGGAACTATTATTGATAATTTACATCTTGAAAAATATGTAGAAGGTTATGTAAAAGAAATAAAAAATGTAGATGTAGAAGTAATTGATATGACAAGGCCTGAGCGAATATCTTATTCAAAACAGCAGGTTAAAGATACAGTTCATAAAGTTTGGCTATACGTTTTAATAGGTGTTGGTATTGGTGCTGCGATACACAATTGGATACCTCAATCAATAATTAAAACTGTAGTTGGAAATAACAATCCTTTTGCAGTGCTACTCGCAACTGCTGTAGGTATACCAATGTATGCTGATATATTTGGCACATTACCAATAGCAGAAGCATTATTTCAAAAAGGGGTAGGGATTGGTACAGTATTATCCTTTATGATGGCAGTAACAGCGCTTTCACTTCCATCAATAATTATGCTTAGTAAAGTTGTAAAACCTAAATTACTGACTATATTTGTAGCTATAGTTGCAACGGGTATAGTTATAATAGGATATTTATTCAATGCATTTTCATTCTTATTTGTTTAA
- a CDS encoding thioredoxin family protein, giving the protein MNNLSSIDDIKNFIKENKFVMLYFSSDGCGVCDDVLPMIEELLKKHPKVMSGHVEIQNMPSVAGVFGIFTIPAVIMFLEGKEIVRQARYINFLELKEKIQRFSEFV; this is encoded by the coding sequence ATGAATAATTTAAGTTCTATAGACGATATAAAAAATTTTATTAAAGAAAACAAATTTGTTATGTTGTATTTTTCATCAGATGGATGTGGTGTGTGTGATGACGTTTTACCCATGATTGAGGAACTGCTTAAAAAACATCCTAAAGTTATGAGTGGACATGTAGAAATCCAAAACATGCCATCTGTAGCTGGTGTTTTTGGAATATTTACTATTCCTGCGGTTATTATGTTTTTAGAAGGAAAAGAGATAGTAAGACAAGCAAGATATATTAATTTTCTAGAACTAAAAGAAAAAATCCAAAGATTTTCTGAATTTGTTTAA
- a CDS encoding thioredoxin family protein yields MIIKILGSGCSNCKKLEENTRKAIDELGIVATIEKVTDFKEIMAYGVMKTPALVVDEKVKIIGRVPSPDEIKKYL; encoded by the coding sequence ATGATAATTAAAATTTTAGGTTCAGGATGTTCTAATTGCAAAAAACTAGAGGAAAATACTAGAAAGGCAATAGATGAGTTAGGTATTGTAGCAACTATAGAAAAGGTTACTGATTTTAAAGAAATCATGGCTTATGGAGTTATGAAAACGCCTGCTCTAGTAGTCGATGAAAAAGTGAAAATTATAGGAAGAGTTCCATCACCCGATGAAATTAAAAAATATCTATAA
- a CDS encoding metal ABC transporter permease, whose amino-acid sequence MFQYSFMQNAFMISILISILCPCIGFFLVLRRYSMIGDTLAHASLAGVAIGLLFNGNPIISSFIFTSFCGLLIEFLRDYFKKYAELILVVVLSLSVGIAITIMSSGELHANVNSFLFGSVLTVTRDDLYAVLVLSLVSIVTLIILYNKLVIIAFDEEAAKVGRINVKLINYIFAILVAATISVSMRIVGVLVLSSMIALPVATAMQLGKGFKSTLLYSVLFSVIDILLSLFISYYMNCAPGGITALISVVLLALVILIKKVGLLLSKKRYN is encoded by the coding sequence ATGTTTCAGTATAGCTTTATGCAAAATGCTTTTATGATTTCTATATTAATTTCTATACTTTGTCCATGCATTGGTTTTTTCCTAGTACTAAGAAGGTATTCAATGATTGGTGATACCTTAGCGCATGCTTCTCTTGCAGGAGTCGCAATTGGACTTTTATTTAACGGAAATCCCATAATAAGTTCATTCATATTTACATCATTTTGTGGACTTTTAATTGAGTTTTTAAGAGATTATTTTAAAAAATATGCTGAGTTAATACTTGTTGTAGTTCTGTCTTTAAGTGTTGGTATTGCTATTACCATCATGAGCTCTGGAGAATTACATGCAAATGTGAACTCATTCCTATTTGGAAGTGTATTAACTGTAACAAGAGATGATTTATACGCCGTCTTAGTATTAAGTCTTGTATCAATTGTGACTTTAATAATATTATATAATAAACTTGTTATTATAGCCTTTGATGAAGAGGCAGCAAAAGTTGGGAGAATAAATGTTAAATTAATCAATTACATTTTTGCTATATTGGTTGCTGCTACAATATCTGTTTCTATGAGAATTGTTGGGGTACTTGTTTTAAGCTCAATGATTGCTTTGCCTGTTGCTACAGCAATGCAACTAGGGAAAGGGTTTAAATCAACCCTTTTATACTCGGTATTGTTTAGTGTTATAGACATACTCTTGTCACTATTTATTTCTTATTATATGAATTGTGCGCCTGGAGGCATAACTGCATTGATTTCAGTTGTATTACTTGCATTAGTTATATTAATAAAAAAGGTAGGTTTATTATTATCAAAAAAGCGTTACAATTAA
- a CDS encoding DUF2809 domain-containing protein produces the protein MIYKRNRLLYAAMTMVVIILGLGSRKMAKFIPDLLNTYLGDALWALMIFLALGFIFREMKTKSVAIIGILFCYIIESSQLYHANWIDTIRNTTIGGLALGYGFLWSDLLAYSLGIGAGVIIEILIRVIKKGGKE, from the coding sequence ATGATATATAAACGTAATAGATTATTGTATGCTGCGATGACAATGGTTGTAATTATTTTAGGATTAGGTTCAAGAAAGATGGCTAAATTTATTCCAGATTTATTGAATACATATTTGGGTGATGCTCTGTGGGCATTAATGATTTTTCTTGCTTTGGGATTTATTTTTAGAGAGATGAAAACAAAGTCAGTTGCAATAATTGGGATATTATTTTGTTATATTATTGAATCAAGCCAGTTGTATCATGCTAATTGGATAGATACTATTAGAAACACAACAATTGGAGGATTGGCACTAGGATATGGATTTTTGTGGAGTGACTTATTAGCATACAGCCTAGGAATTGGAGCCGGTGTAATTATTGAAATTTTGATTAGAGTAATTAAAAAGGGAGGAAAAGAATGA
- a CDS encoding Mrp/NBP35 family ATP-binding protein, with translation MAECESCPSNGECDNKETCGIENNPLNKVKNIIGVMSGKGGVGKSTISVLIAQELNKKGYKVGLMDSDITGPSIPRLLGIKDVKPFMNESGIIPVKTTEGIDVISMNFLVENEDDPVIWRGPAVSGVVKQFWTDVIWGELDYLIIDMPPGTGDVALTVMQSIPVTGIVMISTPQDLVSMIVGKAVNMAHKLDIDIIGLIENMSYIICPGCTEKIKMFDSDNIDEFLNKNDLDLLGEIPMCREIVNISNKGEYKLNDELTEITENIINKIIKKTKK, from the coding sequence ATGGCTGAGTGTGAAAGTTGTCCGTCAAATGGCGAATGTGATAATAAAGAAACATGTGGTATAGAAAATAATCCATTAAATAAAGTTAAAAATATTATCGGTGTTATGAGTGGAAAAGGTGGGGTAGGTAAATCAACAATATCCGTTCTTATTGCACAGGAACTTAATAAAAAAGGATATAAGGTTGGTCTTATGGACTCAGATATTACTGGTCCAAGTATACCAAGATTATTAGGTATTAAAGATGTTAAACCTTTTATGAATGAATCGGGTATTATACCGGTTAAAACTACTGAGGGTATTGATGTTATTTCAATGAATTTTTTAGTGGAAAATGAAGATGATCCAGTTATTTGGCGAGGACCAGCAGTTTCTGGTGTTGTTAAGCAGTTTTGGACTGATGTAATATGGGGAGAGCTTGATTATTTAATTATAGATATGCCTCCTGGCACAGGTGATGTTGCTCTAACAGTAATGCAATCAATACCAGTTACAGGAATAGTAATGATTTCAACACCACAGGACTTAGTATCTATGATTGTTGGGAAAGCAGTAAATATGGCACACAAGCTAGACATCGATATAATAGGATTAATAGAGAATATGAGTTATATTATTTGTCCAGGATGCACGGAGAAAATAAAAATGTTTGATTCAGATAACATAGACGAATTCTTAAATAAAAATGATTTAGATTTACTTGGAGAAATTCCAATGTGTAGGGAAATAGTCAATATTTCTAATAAAGGCGAATACAAGTTAAATGATGAATTAACAGAAATAACTGAAAATATTATTAATAAAATTATTAAAAAGACAAAAAAATAA
- a CDS encoding LysR family transcriptional regulator, whose amino-acid sequence MNLRHMKIFVAVCQNSSITLAAKKMYISQPAISTAIKEMENYYGVKLFDRLSKKLYLTEVGKIVLSYALHITSLFDELETTIQNSDSIGVLRIGSSITIGTHLMPNYIKQFSSRYPNIQTFVTINNSDIIENLVIDNKLDFALIEGVIHSKNLISKSFLNDELVVICSLNNPLLKKEVISVKDLETQKFLMREKNSGTRELADSVLLLHGFSTVPIWESISTEAIINGVSNGLGIAILPLRLVQNFIQNGTISKLNVVDINLKRKFYIIYHKNKFLTTSSIEFLKLCTE is encoded by the coding sequence ATGAACTTAAGACATATGAAAATATTTGTTGCTGTTTGCCAAAACAGTAGTATTACGCTAGCTGCAAAAAAAATGTATATTTCCCAACCTGCGATCAGTACTGCAATAAAAGAAATGGAAAATTATTATGGTGTTAAATTATTTGACCGTCTATCTAAAAAGCTTTATCTAACCGAAGTTGGAAAAATTGTATTAAGTTATGCTCTTCACATAACATCTCTATTTGATGAATTAGAAACAACGATTCAAAATTCAGATTCAATTGGGGTCCTTAGAATCGGTTCTAGCATTACTATCGGTACTCATTTAATGCCAAACTATATAAAACAATTTTCATCTAGATATCCCAATATTCAAACCTTTGTAACTATAAATAATTCTGATATAATAGAAAATTTGGTAATAGATAATAAATTAGATTTTGCTCTTATTGAAGGAGTAATTCACTCCAAGAATCTTATTTCCAAAAGTTTTTTAAATGATGAACTTGTAGTTATATGTAGTTTAAATAATCCTCTTTTAAAAAAAGAAGTCATTTCAGTTAAAGATTTGGAAACTCAAAAGTTTTTAATGAGAGAAAAAAATAGTGGCACACGCGAACTTGCTGATTCTGTCTTACTACTTCATGGATTTTCTACTGTTCCAATATGGGAAAGCATAAGTACAGAAGCTATTATAAATGGCGTATCTAATGGACTAGGTATAGCGATACTTCCTTTACGCTTAGTTCAGAATTTTATACAAAATGGTACTATTAGTAAACTAAATGTAGTGGATATTAATTTAAAACGCAAATTTTATATTATTTATCATAAAAATAAGTTTTTAACCACTTCATCTATAGAATTTTTAAAACTCTGCACAGAATAA
- a CDS encoding DUF134 domain-containing protein — protein sequence MSRPVKNRRVENLPEYTYFVPAGRRKCEIEEILIKVEEFEAMRLKDVEDLNQEECAKKMLVSRQTFQNIIDSARKKIAIALIEGKAINISGGNYTRNVCNFKCLSCENTYEIKYEEDRKICPSCGSEQVSCNKRSSFCQRQCNKHSISDK from the coding sequence ATGTCAAGACCAGTGAAAAATAGACGTGTAGAGAATTTACCCGAGTATACATACTTTGTACCAGCAGGAAGACGAAAATGTGAAATTGAAGAAATACTCATAAAGGTTGAAGAGTTTGAAGCCATGAGGCTTAAGGACGTTGAAGATTTAAATCAGGAAGAATGTGCAAAGAAAATGCTCGTTTCAAGACAAACTTTTCAGAATATAATTGATAGTGCAAGGAAGAAGATTGCCATAGCTCTAATAGAGGGGAAAGCAATAAATATAAGTGGTGGAAATTACACAAGAAATGTATGCAATTTTAAATGTTTATCTTGCGAAAATACTTACGAAATAAAATATGAAGAAGATAGGAAGATTTGCCCATCATGTGGATCTGAGCAAGTGTCTTGTAATAAACGAAGTAGCTTTTGTCAGAGGCAATGTAACAAACACAGTATCTCTGATAAATAG
- a CDS encoding chromate transporter — MKKDVKFYLKLFTSTLYLSSFTFGGGFVIIPLMKKKFVDEYKWIEEKEMLDLAAIAQAAPGAIAVNAAIIVGYRLAGVLGAMITIIGTVLPPLIILSIISVAYTAFRDSLIVKYILRGMQAGVAAVIIDVVISMVISLFKEKKSLPIMIMIGAFIATFILNINVIIIILISGIMGAISIYYSKHVEKIGDLK, encoded by the coding sequence ATGAAAAAAGATGTGAAATTCTATTTAAAGTTATTTACCTCAACCTTATATTTAAGCTCATTTACCTTTGGTGGAGGGTTTGTTATTATTCCTCTTATGAAAAAGAAATTTGTGGATGAATATAAATGGATTGAAGAAAAAGAAATGCTTGATTTAGCAGCTATTGCACAAGCAGCACCAGGTGCAATAGCAGTAAATGCAGCAATAATAGTAGGTTATCGTTTGGCAGGAGTATTAGGTGCTATGATAACAATAATAGGCACAGTATTACCGCCATTAATTATATTATCAATCATATCGGTAGCATACACAGCATTTAGGGATAGTTTAATTGTTAAATATATACTGCGCGGAATGCAGGCCGGAGTTGCAGCGGTTATTATTGATGTAGTAATTAGTATGGTTATTTCTCTTTTTAAAGAAAAAAAATCATTACCTATTATGATTATGATAGGTGCTTTTATAGCTACATTTATTCTAAATATTAATGTTATTATAATAATTTTAATAAGCGGTATAATGGGAGCTATTTCTATTTATTATTCAAAGCACGTAGAAAAGATTGGTGATTTAAAATGA
- a CDS encoding rhodanese-like domain-containing protein produces MNNILTIILILLIAYILYPKIMIRFNKNVKNVSGQEVVKLIRENKNLIILDVRSKSEYQTGHINASKLMPANEIASRISELEKFRGKPILVHCASGGRSPKAVNVLLKNKFGPIYHMNHGLSDFNGNLKK; encoded by the coding sequence ATGAATAACATATTAACCATAATATTAATCCTTTTAATAGCTTATATACTATATCCTAAAATAATGATTAGGTTTAATAAAAATGTAAAAAATGTTTCTGGCCAGGAAGTTGTTAAACTTATACGCGAGAATAAAAATCTCATTATTTTAGATGTACGAAGTAAAAGCGAATACCAAACAGGACATATAAATGCTTCTAAACTAATGCCGGCCAATGAAATTGCTTCAAGGATTTCAGAGCTGGAAAAATTCCGTGGCAAACCAATTTTAGTACATTGCGCATCAGGTGGTAGAAGTCCTAAAGCAGTCAATGTATTACTTAAAAATAAATTCGGTCCAATATATCATATGAATCATGGACTATCAGATTTTAATGGTAATCTAAAAAAATGA
- a CDS encoding NifB/NifX family molybdenum-iron cluster-binding protein, with product MKIAIPNNGSMVNQHFGMSKSFVIVTIEDKKVISTEEISAAELQHEHQGLADLLKNQGATVVITGGIGGGAISGLEQNGLEVIKGASGEYSKVIEEYINGTLENKDVVCNHHGEHHHQ from the coding sequence ATGAAAATAGCAATACCTAATAATGGTAGTATGGTGAATCAACATTTTGGAATGAGCAAAAGTTTTGTTATTGTTACTATAGAAGATAAAAAAGTTATAAGTACTGAAGAAATATCAGCAGCTGAGCTTCAACATGAGCATCAAGGATTAGCAGATTTACTCAAAAATCAAGGAGCAACAGTGGTTATTACTGGTGGAATTGGTGGAGGAGCAATAAGCGGCTTAGAGCAAAATGGTCTTGAGGTAATAAAAGGAGCATCTGGAGAATATTCAAAGGTAATTGAAGAATATATTAATGGAACATTAGAAAATAAAGATGTAGTTTGCAATCACCATGGTGAACATCATCATCAATAA
- a CDS encoding MarR family winged helix-turn-helix transcriptional regulator yields MNNVKSSDLREIVRILVRNLGLLERNKSCCCGVTLAQCHAIVEIGRAKEINLNSLAELLNLEKSTMSRTINNLVNESLVLREVHTENRRYIKIKLTEKGEEIFREIEKTMEDYYTDVISLVPVDKREQVLESLQILVDVVNVNKCCNEKESKKL; encoded by the coding sequence ATGAATAACGTAAAGAGCAGTGATTTAAGGGAGATTGTAAGAATATTGGTTAGAAATCTTGGTTTACTTGAGAGAAACAAGTCTTGTTGTTGCGGTGTAACACTTGCTCAGTGTCATGCAATAGTAGAAATCGGAAGAGCGAAGGAAATAAATTTAAATAGTCTGGCAGAATTACTTAATTTAGAGAAAAGTACTATGAGCAGAACTATTAATAACCTTGTAAATGAAAGTTTAGTACTTAGAGAAGTTCACACTGAGAATAGAAGATATATAAAAATAAAGTTAACTGAAAAAGGAGAAGAAATCTTTAGAGAAATCGAGAAAACTATGGAAGATTATTATACTGATGTAATTTCTTTAGTTCCTGTAGATAAGAGGGAGCAAGTTCTGGAGAGCCTACAAATCTTAGTTGATGTAGTTAATGTAAATAAATGTTGTAATGAAAAGGAGAGTAAAAAACTATGA
- a CDS encoding metal ABC transporter ATP-binding protein — MIQINNLFFSYTNGEPYILNNIGLTINNGEYLSILGDNGCGKSTLVKLILNFLSPTKGSIVNTDKNIGYVPQKSDFLNSQFPITVYEMLNCYRKVLKIKDKNLVTRRLEAINMLNFKDSLIGTLSGGQCQKIFIVRALLGDPDLLILDEPSTGIDVTSQKEIYNLIKDLNRNNKITVIAIEHNLNAAINNSSLIYHLSKGKGHLCTPDIYIKEYLKANKEEEFNVSV; from the coding sequence ATGATTCAAATTAATAATTTATTTTTTTCTTACACAAACGGGGAACCCTATATTCTTAATAATATTGGTTTAACTATAAATAACGGAGAGTACCTATCGATATTAGGTGATAACGGCTGCGGTAAAAGTACTCTTGTAAAATTAATACTAAATTTTTTATCTCCTACTAAGGGTTCTATTGTAAATACCGATAAGAATATTGGTTATGTGCCTCAAAAGTCTGATTTTCTAAATTCACAATTTCCTATTACTGTATACGAGATGCTTAATTGCTATAGAAAAGTATTAAAAATAAAAGATAAGAATTTGGTAACTAGGCGGTTAGAAGCTATTAATATGCTCAATTTTAAAGATTCACTTATAGGAACACTATCAGGCGGCCAATGTCAAAAAATTTTTATAGTACGCGCATTGCTAGGAGATCCTGATTTATTAATTTTAGATGAGCCATCAACAGGAATTGATGTAACTAGCCAAAAAGAGATTTATAACTTAATTAAAGACTTAAATAGGAATAATAAGATAACAGTTATTGCCATTGAGCATAATCTTAATGCTGCCATCAATAATTCGTCCCTTATTTATCATCTATCAAAAGGCAAGGGTCATTTATGCACCCCTGATATTTATATTAAAGAATATTTAAAAGCAAACAAAGAGGAGGAATTTAATGTTTCAGTATAG
- a CDS encoding ArsR/SmtB family transcription factor — MENLTNLFKVLSDETRLRILVLLYHKKLCVCQIQGILEESQPKISKHLAKLRDMGFVKDERQEQFIYYYINKDNELLNELLEKIISNSENYTTIQTDLKKLDKGDQYIEIFKTKCNTNK; from the coding sequence ATGGAAAATTTAACAAATTTATTTAAAGTTTTATCTGATGAAACTAGACTTAGAATTTTAGTCCTGTTATATCATAAAAAACTCTGTGTATGCCAAATACAAGGAATATTAGAAGAATCTCAGCCTAAAATTTCAAAACACTTAGCTAAACTTCGAGATATGGGCTTTGTAAAAGATGAAAGGCAAGAACAGTTTATATATTATTATATTAACAAGGATAATGAACTTCTAAACGAATTATTAGAAAAAATAATTTCAAATTCAGAAAATTACACAACGATTCAAACTGATCTAAAAAAGCTTGATAAGGGTGATCAATACATCGAAATATTTAAAACTAAATGTAATACTAATAAATAA
- a CDS encoding chromate transporter, translated as MIYLKIFWSFFQIGLFSVGGGYAAMPLIQNQVVTIHSWLSMNEFADVITISQMTPGPIAINCATFVGTRIAGVPGAIVATIGCVFPSCVIVLFLAYLYYKYKSLFIVQGVLNGLRPAVIAMIGSAGLILLILAFWNGKGISSNTENIDGISVGLFTIAIIILRKWKVNPIFIMIGSGVLGLCIYSFYHSVL; from the coding sequence ATGATATACCTAAAAATATTTTGGAGCTTTTTTCAAATTGGATTATTTAGTGTTGGTGGTGGTTATGCTGCTATGCCATTAATTCAAAATCAGGTTGTTACTATACACAGTTGGCTATCAATGAACGAATTTGCAGATGTTATAACAATATCTCAGATGACGCCTGGACCAATAGCTATTAATTGTGCTACATTTGTAGGTACAAGAATTGCAGGAGTGCCAGGTGCAATCGTGGCAACTATAGGGTGCGTTTTCCCATCTTGCGTTATTGTTCTTTTTCTGGCTTATCTATATTACAAATATAAAAGCTTATTTATAGTTCAAGGGGTTTTGAATGGACTAAGACCAGCTGTTATAGCAATGATAGGCTCCGCAGGTTTAATTTTGTTAATATTAGCATTCTGGAATGGGAAGGGTATATCAAGTAACACTGAAAATATAGATGGTATATCGGTGGGACTATTTACGATTGCAATTATTATTCTTAGAAAGTGGAAGGTAAATCCTATTTTTATAATGATTGGGAGCGGCGTCCTTGGTTTGTGTATTTATTCATTTTATCACTCCGTTCTATAA